Proteins co-encoded in one Betaproteobacteria bacterium genomic window:
- the glnA gene encoding type I glutamate--ammonia ligase, whose translation MSPADVMKMVKDNEVKFVDFRFTDTRGKEQHVSVPVKAFDDSKFVDGHAFDGSSIAGWKGIQASDMLLMPDAATAHLDPFTDEPTLILTCDVIEPADGKGYDRDPRSIAKRADAYLKSSGIGDVAYFGPEPEFFIFDAVTWNVDMSGCFVKITSGEAPWSTGLDLEGGNMGHRPPVKGGYFPVPPVDSLQDLRSAMCLALEEQGVEVEVHHHEVAAPGQCEIGTKFAPLVQRADWLQILKYTVHNVAHQFGKTATFMPKPIVGDNGSGMHVHQSVWKDGKNLFAGNGYAGLSEFALYYIGGIIKHAKALNAITNPGTNSYKRLVPGFEAPINLAYSARNRSASIRIPFVQSDKARRIEVRFPDPTANPYLAFAAMLMAGLDGVQNKIHPGDAIDKNLYDLPPEEAKKVPNVCSSLDMALEHLDNDREFLTRGGVFSNDMIDAYITLKMEEVTRFRMTTHPVEFDMYYSA comes from the coding sequence ATGTCCCCAGCCGACGTCATGAAAATGGTCAAGGACAACGAAGTCAAATTCGTTGATTTCCGCTTCACCGATACCCGCGGCAAGGAACAACACGTTTCGGTACCCGTGAAAGCGTTCGACGACAGCAAGTTCGTCGACGGCCACGCATTCGACGGCTCCTCGATCGCCGGCTGGAAGGGAATCCAGGCCTCCGACATGCTGCTCATGCCCGACGCGGCCACCGCCCACCTGGACCCGTTTACCGACGAGCCTACCCTCATTCTCACGTGCGATGTCATCGAACCGGCGGACGGCAAGGGCTACGACCGTGACCCCCGTTCCATTGCCAAGCGCGCGGATGCCTATCTCAAGTCCTCCGGCATCGGCGACGTGGCCTATTTCGGACCGGAACCCGAGTTCTTCATCTTCGATGCAGTCACGTGGAACGTGGACATGTCCGGTTGCTTCGTGAAGATCACGTCCGGTGAGGCCCCGTGGTCGACCGGTCTCGATCTCGAAGGCGGAAACATGGGCCATCGCCCCCCGGTGAAGGGCGGCTACTTCCCCGTTCCCCCCGTGGATTCCCTGCAGGACCTGCGCTCCGCCATGTGTCTCGCGCTGGAGGAACAAGGGGTTGAAGTGGAAGTGCATCACCACGAAGTCGCGGCTCCCGGACAGTGCGAGATCGGCACCAAGTTCGCCCCGCTGGTCCAGCGGGCGGACTGGCTGCAGATCCTCAAGTACACGGTCCACAACGTGGCGCACCAGTTCGGCAAGACCGCGACGTTCATGCCCAAGCCTATCGTGGGAGACAATGGCTCCGGCATGCACGTGCACCAGTCGGTATGGAAAGACGGCAAGAACCTTTTCGCCGGCAACGGCTACGCCGGCCTGTCCGAGTTCGCCCTGTACTACATCGGCGGCATCATCAAGCACGCCAAGGCGTTGAATGCCATTACGAATCCGGGAACGAACTCGTACAAGCGCCTCGTACCCGGCTTCGAAGCTCCGATCAACCTGGCCTACTCCGCTCGCAACCGCTCCGCGTCCATCCGGATCCCGTTTGTGCAGAGCGACAAGGCTCGCCGCATCGAAGTCCGCTTCCCGGACCCCACTGCCAACCCTTACCTGGCCTTCGCCGCAATGCTGATGGCCGGTCTCGATGGCGTGCAGAACAAGATCCATCCGGGCGATGCGATCGACAAGAACCTTTACGACCTGCCGCCGGAAGAGGCGAAGAAGGTGCCGAACGTCTGCTCGTCGCTCGATATGGCACTGGAACACCTCGACAACGACCGCGAGTTCCTCACCCGTGGCGGCGTCTTCTCCAACGACATGATCGATGCCTACATCACGCTGAAGATGGAAGAAGTCACGCGCTTCCGGATGACGACCCATCCGGTCGAATTCGACATGTACTACAGCGCCTGA
- a CDS encoding PAS domain-containing protein, whose amino-acid sequence MAPEQIQMKPDALQGLDLLSTAVLLLDSHLRVTHLNPAAENLFRASRKSMVGQPLREAFAESQALETAVETARRDRSSFTQHDLTLTAANASVPQKQVLTCTVTPYELPECNGVLIELAPAQQQLRIAREERLLDQTQANRELVRNLAHEIKNPLGALRGAAQLLERELEQPEQREYTQVIMMEADRLQSLMDRMLTPHRLPKLVQLNIHEVTEHVRSLIAAEFPGVSIERDYDTSLPFVIGDREQLIQAVLNIARNAAQAMKGHGTIMFRTRVTRRITLAKKHYRLAICLDVIDNGPGIPEQIKDRVFFPLVSGRDGGTGLGLTIAQTFVHQHHGLIEVDSQPGRTCFTLLLPLTETLVNSGDEKPQR is encoded by the coding sequence ATGGCCCCGGAGCAAATCCAGATGAAGCCCGATGCTCTCCAAGGGCTCGATCTTCTGTCGACAGCAGTCTTGCTGCTGGACAGTCATCTGCGCGTCACGCACCTCAATCCGGCCGCCGAGAATCTTTTCCGGGCAAGTCGCAAGAGCATGGTGGGCCAGCCGCTCCGCGAGGCTTTCGCAGAATCACAGGCGCTGGAGACCGCGGTGGAGACGGCACGACGGGATCGATCAAGCTTCACCCAGCACGACCTTACGCTCACTGCAGCCAACGCGAGCGTTCCACAGAAGCAGGTCCTGACGTGCACGGTGACACCTTACGAGCTGCCGGAATGCAACGGAGTGCTGATCGAACTCGCTCCTGCCCAGCAGCAACTGCGAATCGCTCGCGAGGAGCGGTTGCTGGATCAGACTCAGGCCAACCGCGAACTCGTCCGCAATCTGGCACATGAGATCAAGAACCCGCTCGGCGCGCTTCGTGGCGCAGCGCAACTGCTGGAGCGGGAACTGGAGCAGCCGGAACAGCGCGAATACACGCAGGTGATCATGATGGAAGCCGACCGGCTCCAATCGTTGATGGACCGGATGCTGACACCGCACCGCCTGCCCAAGCTCGTTCAGCTCAACATCCACGAAGTCACGGAACATGTCCGCAGCCTGATTGCAGCGGAATTTCCCGGGGTCTCGATCGAGCGGGACTACGACACGAGCCTCCCTTTCGTCATCGGCGATCGTGAACAACTGATCCAGGCGGTGCTCAACATCGCTCGCAATGCCGCACAGGCCATGAAGGGTCACGGCACCATCATGTTCCGTACTCGAGTGACCCGGCGCATCACGCTGGCAAAGAAGCACTACAGGCTGGCGATCTGCCTCGACGTGATCGACAACGGTCCGGGCATACCGGAGCAGATCAAGGATCGCGTGTTCTTTCCGCTGGTCTCGGGTCGTGACGGTGGTACCGGCCTCGGGCTCACCATCGCGCAGACGTTCGTGCACCAGCACCATGGACTCATCGAAGTCGACAGCCAGCCTGGCCGTACCTGTTTCACGCTTCTGTTGCCGCTCACGGAAACGCTCGTGAATTCCGGCGATGAAAAACCGCAACGCTAG
- a CDS encoding DUF4124 domain-containing protein has protein sequence MRTVLALVLLSLIGPAWAGATCKYVDGEGRITFANVPVKNARKVACFDPVPPPAPKRVTQATPKPSTPSQPQPSAKVEPDVQQRRDLDRQRILQQELAEEIRLLEEAKRLFLQGDQTRSQSSSAAAQVLERLGPVSDAVQRHERNIDALRRELAAAR, from the coding sequence ATGCGTACCGTTCTTGCCCTCGTGCTGCTCAGTCTGATCGGACCTGCGTGGGCGGGCGCAACCTGCAAGTACGTGGATGGAGAAGGCCGGATCACCTTTGCCAACGTTCCGGTGAAGAATGCCCGGAAGGTCGCATGCTTCGATCCGGTGCCGCCACCCGCACCAAAACGGGTCACTCAGGCGACGCCCAAGCCATCGACGCCTTCACAACCTCAGCCGTCGGCGAAGGTCGAGCCGGATGTCCAGCAAAGACGCGACCTCGATCGCCAGCGGATCCTGCAGCAGGAACTGGCAGAGGAGATCCGCTTGCTCGAAGAAGCCAAGCGTCTGTTCCTGCAGGGGGATCAGACCCGTTCACAGTCGTCGAGCGCCGCTGCGCAAGTGCTGGAGCGGCTAGGGCCGGTATCCGACGCCGTTCAGAGGCACGAACGCAATATCGATGCACTTCGCCGCGAACTGGCGGCTGCTCGCTGA